DNA from Paraburkholderia sp. ZP32-5:
TCCCCCGCAAAACAACCTGTTCGTGTCGTAAACGACATTAAGAGGTGAACTGGACAGCGAGGAAGAACCTAAGCGCTTGAATTCACTTGGCGCGCCCGGCTGGGATCGAACCAGCAACCCCTGCCTTCGGAGGGCAGTACTCTATCCATTGAGCTACGGGCGCTTCATGAGAACTGCGCGAAAGCGCGGCAACCAGAACGGACGCGACGCCAAAGCGAGAGACCGAGAGGATACCCGGTTTCGACCTAACCGTCCACCGGACGGCCAGCGCGCCGCCTGTCGCGGCCGTCCCATCCCGCTCATGCCGACCGCGCCGATGCGGGTAAACGCCTGCTGAACACCTTCCAGGCCCCCTCGCCGCCGCCGAAATCTTGCGTCTATAATCGTCCGTGGCTGACAAAGAACAAGAAGTTGCCGTCGCGCTGTACCGCTCACATACACACGGAGACGAGACAAGCATGAGCGAAGCACCACACGGAGCCCCGATCAAAACCCCAGCACAGCTCATCGCCGCGGTCATCGCCGGGTTTGCTGTGCCGATCGTCATCATCGTTCTGCTCGCCGCCTACGTCGATAATTCGACGCGCACCGGCGCCGGCACCGACTCCCTTTCCGAAGCCGAAGTCACCTCGCGGATCCATCCGATCGCGCAAGTCGACATCCGCGACGCCAACGCACCGCGCGTCTACAAGAGCGGCGAGGAAGTCTATAAGGCGGTCTGCTCCGCGTGTCATGCGTCGGGTGCCGCAGGCGCGCCGAAATTCACCAATACCGCCGACTGGGCACCGCGCATCGCGCAAGGTTTCGACACGCTCTGGCACACCGCGCTGTCCGGTAAGGGCGCGATGCCGCCGCGCGGCGGCACGAGCCCCGACGATTACAGCGACTTCGAGATCGCCCGCGCGGTCGTCTATATGGCGAACAACTCGGGGGCGAGCTTCCCCGAACCGGCGCAGCCGGCAGCGGGCGCGGCAGCCGCCTCTGGTGCTGCGGCAGCTTCGGGTGCGGCGGCAGGCGCATCGGACGCAGGCGCCACTCAGGCCGCCGCCGCGATGGCAGCGATGGCCAACGTGCCGCAAACCCCTGCTCCGGCAGCCGGTGGCGCGCAAAGCGCGGATGCCTCGCAAGCCGGCAAGGCGCTCTATCAGGCTGTCTGCCAGGCTTGCCACGCGGCCGGCGTGCTGAACGCGCCGAAATTCGGTGACAAGGAAGCGTGGGCACCGCGTCTGAAAGACTCGATGGACACCGTCTACAACTACGCGCTGCACGGCAAGGGCGCGATGCCGCCGAAGGGTGGATCGAATGCATCGGATGCGGATGTGAAGGCCGCTGTCGACTATATGGTTAGCGCGGTGAAGTAAGCGGGCACGCATTCGACTGGCTCCCCAGTCGGCCGCAACAATAAAAAATCCCTGCATGCGGGAACGCATTGCAGGGATTTTTTTATACGCGGCGAGTCGCAACAACGGGCACTCGAACGCGCCCTCTCAAGCCTTCTGCAACAACGCCTTCAACGTCGCCAGCCGGTCCTTCGGCGTCATCGGCGCTTCTTCCGCCGTCGGCGGCGGCGCGTCGTCGAGCAGCATTTCGGCGATAAAGCGCGACGCCTCGCACACCACCGTCTCCCGCGCGCGCTTGCGCTTCTTGCACCAGTTCAGATGCAGACTGCGTTGCGCACGCGTGATCGCGACGTACATCAGCCGGCGCTCCTCCTCGATGCGCGCGTCGTCGATCGGTTCATCGTCGGGGCCGCCGCGATGCGGCATGATGCCTTCCTCGACACCGACAAGAAACACGTGCGGATATTCGAGCCCCTTCGACGCATGCACGGTCGACAGCCGCACCGCATCCGGGTCTTCCTCGCGGC
Protein-coding regions in this window:
- a CDS encoding c-type cytochrome, with protein sequence MSEAPHGAPIKTPAQLIAAVIAGFAVPIVIIVLLAAYVDNSTRTGAGTDSLSEAEVTSRIHPIAQVDIRDANAPRVYKSGEEVYKAVCSACHASGAAGAPKFTNTADWAPRIAQGFDTLWHTALSGKGAMPPRGGTSPDDYSDFEIARAVVYMANNSGASFPEPAQPAAGAAAASGAAAASGAAAGASDAGATQAAAAMAAMANVPQTPAPAAGGAQSADASQAGKALYQAVCQACHAAGVLNAPKFGDKEAWAPRLKDSMDTVYNYALHGKGAMPPKGGSNASDADVKAAVDYMVSAVK